A genome region from Erythrolamprus reginae isolate rEryReg1 chromosome 4, rEryReg1.hap1, whole genome shotgun sequence includes the following:
- the PDZK1 gene encoding Na(+)/H(+) exchange regulatory cofactor NHE-RF3 isoform X2, translating to MMSLQPRECTLVKEEGENYGFCLRIEKFKTGHLIRNVEKDSPAEKAGLKDGDRVLMINGVFIDKEDHVKVTDLIRKSVIPILFLVLDDHSYESALKEGIGLEELSKTSTNQEQAEEPQPMQSGELGSAPQPRLCYLTKEKNSYGFSLKSYSKQKGLFIVDLIPLGAAVKAGVQPDDRLIEINGENVENNTHEEAVEKVKKSGNQIVLLLSDKETDQYYHRQNMQLIRGKANLKLLPHKPRNLELKKGNNGYGFYLRMEQNGKGHLIKDIDSDSPAAKAGLRDNDILVAVNGEPVEALDHEAVVEKIRQSGENATLLVVDEETNTVYKMAKISPCVYDHTRLEPHLSITKIPMHAEEENGKPRLCKLIKSTTGFGFRLNAINNVPGVFIKEVKKDGSANIAGLQDGDIVIEVNGTNVENEEYEDVVARIQDSGNSLTLLVCEEKAYQHFCSQNKAVTASMADPLNDDQGEPPAYAEIQAIEPKNALVEPQEKASSSSEEDTSL from the exons ATGATGTCACTTCAACCAAGAGAATGCACACTGGTCAAAGAAGAGGGTGAAAATTATGGATTCTGCCTGCGCATTGAGAAATTCAAAACAGGACATCTTATCCGAAATGTAGAAAAGGATAGTCCAGCAGAGAAGGCAGGACTAAAAGATGGAGATAGAGTCCTGATGATTAATGGAGTGTTTATAGATAAGGAAGATCACGTAaag GTGACTGATTTAATTAGAAAAAGTGTAATTCCTATATTATTCCTTGTTTTGGATGACCATTCTTATGAAAGTGCCTTAAAAGAAGGAATCGGTCTTGAAGAACTGTCTAAAACGTCAACAAACCAAGAACAGGCAGAAGAACCCCAACCTATGCAATCTGGAGAATTGGGCTCAGCTCCACAACCCCGTCTATGTTATCTGACTAAGGAAAAAAATAGCTATGGTTTCTCTTTGAAGTCTTATTCAA AACAGAAAGGTTTATTCATTGTAGATTTGATTCCACTGGGCGCAGCTGTAAAAGCTGGAGTGCAGCCAGATGATCGCCTTATAGAAATCAACGGGGAGAATGTGGAAAACAATACACATGAAGAAGCAGTTGAGAAG GTAAAAAAGTCTGGGAATCAGATTGTGCTTCTACTGTCAGATAAAGAAACTGACCAATATTACCACAGACAGAATATGCAGCTGATAAGGGGAAAGGCCAATCTGAAATTATTACCTCACAAGCCCCGAAATCTTGAGCTCAAAAAAGGGAATAATGGTTATGGATTTTACCTGAGAATGGAGCAAAATGGCAAAG GTCACTTGATTAAGGACATCGATTCAGACAGCCCTGCAGCTAAAGCAGGTCTCAGAGACAATGATATCTTGGTCGCTGTAAATGGAGAGCCAGTTGAAGCATTGGACCATGAAGCTGTGGTAGAGAAAATCAGACAATCTGGTGAAAACGCAACCTTACTAGTGGTGGATGAAGAGACCAATACCGTGTATAAAATG GCTAAAATATCTCCTTGTGTCTATGACCATACAAGACTGGAGCCACATCTGAGCATTACAAAGATACCCATGCATGCTGAGGAAGAAAATGGCAAGCCCAGACTCTGTAAACTCATAAAAAGTACCACAGGATTTGGTTTTCGATTGAATGCCATTAACAATGTACCTGGAGTGTTCATCAAAGAG GTAAAAAAGGATGGATCTGCCAATATAGCTGGGCTGCAAGATGGTGACATTGTGATAGAAGTGAATGGTAccaatgtagagaatgaagagtatgAAGATGTAGTAGCAAGAATCCAAGACAGTGGTAACAGCCTGACACTATTGGTGTGTGAAGAAAAGGCTTATCAGCATTTCTGCTCCCAGAATAAGGCTGTTACAGCCTCAATGGCTGATCCATTAAATGACGACCAGGGTGAGCCTCCTGCTTATGCAGAGATACAAGCAATAGAGCCAAAAAATGCACTGGTAGAACCACAAGAAAAG GCCAGCTCATCCTCTGAAGAAGATACATCATTGTGA
- the PDZK1 gene encoding Na(+)/H(+) exchange regulatory cofactor NHE-RF3 isoform X1: MVSGSEEADDDSSHWEMMSLQPRECTLVKEEGENYGFCLRIEKFKTGHLIRNVEKDSPAEKAGLKDGDRVLMINGVFIDKEDHVKVTDLIRKSVIPILFLVLDDHSYESALKEGIGLEELSKTSTNQEQAEEPQPMQSGELGSAPQPRLCYLTKEKNSYGFSLKSYSKQKGLFIVDLIPLGAAVKAGVQPDDRLIEINGENVENNTHEEAVEKVKKSGNQIVLLLSDKETDQYYHRQNMQLIRGKANLKLLPHKPRNLELKKGNNGYGFYLRMEQNGKGHLIKDIDSDSPAAKAGLRDNDILVAVNGEPVEALDHEAVVEKIRQSGENATLLVVDEETNTVYKMAKISPCVYDHTRLEPHLSITKIPMHAEEENGKPRLCKLIKSTTGFGFRLNAINNVPGVFIKEVKKDGSANIAGLQDGDIVIEVNGTNVENEEYEDVVARIQDSGNSLTLLVCEEKAYQHFCSQNKAVTASMADPLNDDQGEPPAYAEIQAIEPKNALVEPQEKASSSSEEDTSL; this comes from the exons AAATGATGTCACTTCAACCAAGAGAATGCACACTGGTCAAAGAAGAGGGTGAAAATTATGGATTCTGCCTGCGCATTGAGAAATTCAAAACAGGACATCTTATCCGAAATGTAGAAAAGGATAGTCCAGCAGAGAAGGCAGGACTAAAAGATGGAGATAGAGTCCTGATGATTAATGGAGTGTTTATAGATAAGGAAGATCACGTAaag GTGACTGATTTAATTAGAAAAAGTGTAATTCCTATATTATTCCTTGTTTTGGATGACCATTCTTATGAAAGTGCCTTAAAAGAAGGAATCGGTCTTGAAGAACTGTCTAAAACGTCAACAAACCAAGAACAGGCAGAAGAACCCCAACCTATGCAATCTGGAGAATTGGGCTCAGCTCCACAACCCCGTCTATGTTATCTGACTAAGGAAAAAAATAGCTATGGTTTCTCTTTGAAGTCTTATTCAA AACAGAAAGGTTTATTCATTGTAGATTTGATTCCACTGGGCGCAGCTGTAAAAGCTGGAGTGCAGCCAGATGATCGCCTTATAGAAATCAACGGGGAGAATGTGGAAAACAATACACATGAAGAAGCAGTTGAGAAG GTAAAAAAGTCTGGGAATCAGATTGTGCTTCTACTGTCAGATAAAGAAACTGACCAATATTACCACAGACAGAATATGCAGCTGATAAGGGGAAAGGCCAATCTGAAATTATTACCTCACAAGCCCCGAAATCTTGAGCTCAAAAAAGGGAATAATGGTTATGGATTTTACCTGAGAATGGAGCAAAATGGCAAAG GTCACTTGATTAAGGACATCGATTCAGACAGCCCTGCAGCTAAAGCAGGTCTCAGAGACAATGATATCTTGGTCGCTGTAAATGGAGAGCCAGTTGAAGCATTGGACCATGAAGCTGTGGTAGAGAAAATCAGACAATCTGGTGAAAACGCAACCTTACTAGTGGTGGATGAAGAGACCAATACCGTGTATAAAATG GCTAAAATATCTCCTTGTGTCTATGACCATACAAGACTGGAGCCACATCTGAGCATTACAAAGATACCCATGCATGCTGAGGAAGAAAATGGCAAGCCCAGACTCTGTAAACTCATAAAAAGTACCACAGGATTTGGTTTTCGATTGAATGCCATTAACAATGTACCTGGAGTGTTCATCAAAGAG GTAAAAAAGGATGGATCTGCCAATATAGCTGGGCTGCAAGATGGTGACATTGTGATAGAAGTGAATGGTAccaatgtagagaatgaagagtatgAAGATGTAGTAGCAAGAATCCAAGACAGTGGTAACAGCCTGACACTATTGGTGTGTGAAGAAAAGGCTTATCAGCATTTCTGCTCCCAGAATAAGGCTGTTACAGCCTCAATGGCTGATCCATTAAATGACGACCAGGGTGAGCCTCCTGCTTATGCAGAGATACAAGCAATAGAGCCAAAAAATGCACTGGTAGAACCACAAGAAAAG GCCAGCTCATCCTCTGAAGAAGATACATCATTGTGA